The Microcaecilia unicolor chromosome 6, aMicUni1.1, whole genome shotgun sequence genome includes a window with the following:
- the LOC115473574 gene encoding probable low-specificity L-threonine aldolase 2, with protein sequence MRLRLLLQGLVRRCGGRGPGGLRWAEAPLRFYWASQVPQGSQARARVVDLRSDTVSKPSAEMRRAMARAEVGDDVYGEDPTVNELQQRVAQLLGTEDSLFVSSGTMGNLISVMCHCRTRGAELLLGETSHIHMYEQGGIAQIAGVHHRTVKDVPDGRMDLQELEHRIQQQYPDPHVPRTQLICLENTHCAAGGRILPLSYLQEVRHLADRYSLAVHIDGARLLNAAVALDVPPAVITQHCDSVSMCLSKGLGAPAGAMIGGRRHFIEEARRVRKVLGGAMRQVGVLAAPALVGLVQAEEKLKDDHCKARTFAQGVYDLAAPFCSVDLTSVESNIVFFRVDEPRISPQEFCDRLQHVSEEEVAVFGWGTRVLMQVFFERTLRAVWYDGVSAEDTELALQKLKFVLQKYREELKVI encoded by the exons ATGCGGCTCCGTCTCCTCCTCCAGGGCCTAGTTCGGCGCTGCGGAGGTCGGGGGCCGGGGGGGCTTCGCTGGGCTGAGGCTCCCCTGCGCTTCTATTGGGCCTCGCAGGTTCCCCAGGGAAGTCAGGCCCGGGCCCGGGTGGTGGATCTCCGCAGTGACACGGTCAGTAAACCCAGTgcagagatgagacgggccatgGCCAGGGCAGAGGTCGGTGACGATGTCTATGGAGAAGATCCAACCGTCAATG AACTACAGCAGCGGGTGGCTCAGCTTCTAGGGACAGAGGATTCCCTATTTGTGTCCTCAGGCACCATGGGAAATCTCATTTCTG TGATGTGTCACTGCAGGACCAGAGGTGCAGAGCTGCTACTCGGTGAAACATCCCATATCCATATGTATGAGCAAGGAGGAATTGCTCAG ATAGCAGGAGTTCACCATCGGACAGTAAAGGATGTCCCAGATGGCAGAATGGATCTCCAGGAGTTAGAACATAGGATACAGCAGCAGTACCCAGACCCTCATGTCCCACGCACACAGCTGATCTGCCTGGAGAACACACACTGCGCTGCCGGGGGACGGATCCTGCCACTCTCCTATCTCCAGGAA GTCCGTCACCTCGCTGACCGCTATTCATTAGCTGTGCATATAGATGGCGCACGACTACTGAACGCAGCAGTGGCTCTGGACGTGCCACCGGCCGTGATCACACAGCACTGTGACTCTGTGTCCATGTGTTTGTCCAAG GGGCTGGGAGCGCCTGCAGGAGCAATGATTGGTGGCCGCAGGCACTTCATCGAGGAAGCTCGGCGCGTGCGGAAGGTGCTGGGGGGAGCCATGCGGCAGGTGGGCGTCCTGGCAGCTCCTGCACTTGTTGGCTTAGTGCAGGCAGAGGAGAAGTTGAAGGATGACCATTGTAAGGCCAGGACTTTTGCACAAG GTGTGTACGACCTGGCAGCCCCCTTCTGCTCCGTTGACCTGACGTCAGTGGAGAGCAACATAGTGTTTTTCCGTGTGGATGAGCCCCGCATCTCTCCCCAGGAATTCTGTGACCGCCTGCAGCATGTAAGCGAGGAGGAGGTTGCGGTGTTTGGGTGGGGGACTCGTGTTTTGATGCAGGTGTTTTTTGAGCGGACTCTGCGAGCAGTCTGGTATGATGGTGTTTCAGCAGAGGACACAGAGCTGGCTTTGCAGAAGCTGAAGTTTGTGCTGCAGAAGTACAGGGAAGAGCTTAAGGTTATCTGA